GACGGCCTGCTGAAAACCCTCAGAGCCACCTACCTTCAAGCCGCGCAGGATGCGATCAGCCGCTACGAAAACGACGCGATGATCAACTCCCTCCAGTTCGATCGCCACCAGGAACGCACCGCCGTCGAAGTATTTCTGAAAGGCATGAAGCTCGCTACTCAGAGTTTCATCGAAGATCCGCTCGGTGTCCCCATGATCTCCAACTGGAGTCGCGTGGTGGCCGCGGTCCCCGATGTCTTCGGGCTCCTGATCGAGGCGGTCGAGAGTGACCATGAGTGGGAACCGGCCGGCGAGCTGGCCCATGGCGACCATCACACCCCGCTCACAAGAGTCTCGTAGCACGCTCGCGTGATGCCCATGCTGCATTCGACCATCACTCCCTTGGCCGCCCAGACCGAAGTCACGGTCGAGCAGATCGGCACGGCAGACCTGCTCGTCGGGGTTCCGAGCTACAACAACGCCGACACGATCGGCCATGTTATTCGGGCCATACGGGCCGGCCTCGCTAAATACTTTCCGGACCGTCGGGCCGTCCTGGTGAACGCCGACGGAGGATCCACTGACGGAACCCCCTTAATTGTCGCCGACACCTTGGTCGATTTTGGTGTGCTGTTCATCGGCGACCGGCAGAGCCCCCTCCATCGCATCGTCACGCCCTACCATGGAATACCCGGCAAGGGAAGCGCGTTCCGCACGATTTTCGAGATCGCCAAACGCCTGAACGTCCAGGCCTGCGCAGTGGTGGATTCGGACCTTCGTAGCATCACACCCGAGTGGGTGGAACTGCTCCTTCGCCCCATCGTGCAGGAAGGCTTCGACTACGTCGCGCCTTTCTATCAACGCCATAAGTACGACGGAACGATTACCAACAGTATTGCCTATCCATTGACCCGCGCGCTGTACGGCTATCAGGTTCGCCAACCCATCGGAGGTGACTTCGGATTTTCCGGCGACCTGGCCAGGCATTACCTGAACAAACACGTCTGGGAGTCTGAGGTGGCCCGCTTCGGTATCGATATCTGGATGACCACGGAGGCGCTGACCAGCGGCGCGCGGGTCTGCCAAAGCTTTCTGGGCGCGAAAATTCACAATCCCAAAGACCCGGCAGCCGATCTTTCCGACATGCTCGCGCAAGTCACCGGCGCCCTGTTCAGCCTGATGGAGACCCATCCCGCCACATGGATCCCCGTGAGAGACTCCAAGCCCGTGCCGCTCTTCGGATTTCAATACGAAACGGGCGTGGAACCGATCCATGTGAACGTCGAGCGAATGCTGGAGGTGTTTCAGCAGGGGCTGCAGGACCTGCAGCCCATCTGGAGTCGCATGTTGTCGGAGGACAGCCTCGCCCGACTCAACTCTTTGCAGGGAGTTGCTCCGACGGCCTTCCGGATGCCGGATGCCCTCTGGGTCCAGGTGATCTATGACACGGCCCTGTCCTATCACGCCGGAGTGCTTCCGAAAGACCACCTCCTGAAAGCGCTCACGCCGTTGTATCTCGGCCGAACCGCCTCGTTCGTTCTGCAGACACAGGGGCTGACCACCCGCGAGGCGGAACATCATGTCGAATCCCTGTGCCGGGCCTTCGAGGCCCACAAAGAATATCTCGTGACACAGTGGCCGTGAGCAGCGGCTACGCCCGGCATGGGGAGTAAAGGAGGGTATCATGACATCACAGTGGATCGAGACGCTACTGGAACCCGTGACCGTCCTCGGCCGGCAAACGCTGGCGATCGTCCCCAATGTGTTGGCCATGAGCCTGCTGCTGCTGGCAGGCGTCGGCACCGCCTGGTTCGTCGGCCACGCGGTCGAACGGTTTCTCCGGGTGATCGGACTTGACCGAGTCAGCGATCGGCTGGGCCTGACTTCCACGTTCCTGCGCGGCGGGATTAAATCGGCCCCCTCCCATCTCATCGGACGAACGATCCACTGGCTCGTTCTGCTCTTCGCGTCGATCGCCTCGCTTGAAGCCTTGCACATCGACTCCGTCAGCCGATTGACCCATGCCACCGTCGCCTATATCCCACATCTCGTCATCGCCACGCTGATCGGAATTGCGGGCTACCTGATCGCCAACTTCGTCGCCCAAGGAGTCCTGATCGCTGCGGTCAATGCCGGCCTCCCGCCGGCCCGCCTGATTGCCTCGGCGGCCCGCTGGGCGATCC
The sequence above is drawn from the Nitrospira sp. genome and encodes:
- a CDS encoding glycosyltransferase; the protein is MPMLHSTITPLAAQTEVTVEQIGTADLLVGVPSYNNADTIGHVIRAIRAGLAKYFPDRRAVLVNADGGSTDGTPLIVADTLVDFGVLFIGDRQSPLHRIVTPYHGIPGKGSAFRTIFEIAKRLNVQACAVVDSDLRSITPEWVELLLRPIVQEGFDYVAPFYQRHKYDGTITNSIAYPLTRALYGYQVRQPIGGDFGFSGDLARHYLNKHVWESEVARFGIDIWMTTEALTSGARVCQSFLGAKIHNPKDPAADLSDMLAQVTGALFSLMETHPATWIPVRDSKPVPLFGFQYETGVEPIHVNVERMLEVFQQGLQDLQPIWSRMLSEDSLARLNSLQGVAPTAFRMPDALWVQVIYDTALSYHAGVLPKDHLLKALTPLYLGRTASFVLQTQGLTTREAEHHVESLCRAFEAHKEYLVTQWP
- a CDS encoding mechanosensitive ion channel, with amino-acid sequence MTSQWIETLLEPVTVLGRQTLAIVPNVLAMSLLLLAGVGTAWFVGHAVERFLRVIGLDRVSDRLGLTSTFLRGGIKSAPSHLIGRTIHWLVLLFASIASLEALHIDSVSRLTHATVAYIPHLVIATLIGIAGYLIANFVAQGVLIAAVNAGLPPARLIASAARWAIQLLSVAMALEQLGIAEHIVAVGFGITWGGIVLAAALAFGLGGKDLARSFLERRLAAPLHGPTHDDVHHH